The following coding sequences lie in one Spinacia oleracea cultivar Varoflay chromosome 1, BTI_SOV_V1, whole genome shotgun sequence genomic window:
- the LOC130466147 gene encoding uncharacterized protein — translation MGVDKPSLVVDLVEDPLSGIPADVRSQIPAEVARRARSSGAKDKGKDAAAAEDENVPATPHYSSKDRAAICRKVFKAVPAEYVASLPGRKTDAQFGAIQATLLDLFCRMEFCKSWKTRTAEELKAQVAESTHHGDYAFKSIEEVRLQMQTTIDLQAKEVAALRSDKAELLKKILAQDKDMVAMVEEAKTAAAEIRALQDQLREYPQVKEAAEEAEHLRGELETARSQVRTLRERLLESYDQGEQATKDAVKHAWESHMSEYDLGWFQRRMEHSAAVLAAERLGQPPPEFVSSDDEDDAAAP, via the exons atgggcgtggacaagccgtctctggtggtggacttggtggaggaccctctttcgggaatcccggccgacgtccgctctcagataccggcggaggtggcccgccgagctaggtcttcgggcg ccaaagacaaagggaaggatgcagctgctgccgaggatgagaacgtacctgctactccccactattcgtcaaaggatagggcGGCTATATGTcgcaaggtttttaaggccgtccccgcagagtatgttgcttctcttcctggccgcaagactgacgcccagtttggtgcgatccaggccactcttctcgac ttgttctgccgcatggaattctgcaagagctggaagacccgcactgctgaggagctcaaagctcaggtggctgagtccacccaccatggtgactatgcgttcaagtccattgaagaggtccgcctgcagatgcagacgaccatagaccttcaagcgaaggaggtggctgcgttgagatctgacaaggccgagctgcttaagaagatcttggcgcaggacaaggacatggtggcaatggtcgaggaggccaagacagcggcggcggaaatacgggcgcttcaggaccagttgcgggagtaccctcaggtcaaagaggcggctgaggaagccgagcatcttcgtggggagctagagacggccagatcgcaagttcgcaccttgcgtgagcgtcttctggaatcctatgatcagggggaacaagcgaccaaggacgctgttaagcacgcctgggagagccacatgtcagagtatgatcttgggtggttccagcggcgaatggagcacagtgccgctgtgttggctgctgaacgtcttggtcagccgcccccagagtttgtatcatctgatgacgaggacgatgcggccgccccctga